One Mercurialis annua linkage group LG3, ddMerAnnu1.2, whole genome shotgun sequence DNA window includes the following coding sequences:
- the LOC126671043 gene encoding 30S ribosomal protein 3, chloroplastic-like — MFSITAIQSSISPALTFSPIPYQTPLSKPIKTSIFVNPKPNLLHSSRIINPESRNPRLPTFASAEALTVEEEAPEIEEPISEQIEVAVKQVEKPRLVLKFIWMEKNIGLALDQVIPGHGTIPLSPYFFWPRKDAWEELKTTLESKPWISQKKMIILLNQATDIINLWQQSGGNLTS, encoded by the exons atgttctCCATAACAGCAATTCAATCTTCTATAAGTCCTGCTCTAACATTTTCACCAATTCCTTATCAAACACCCTTATCCAAGCCGATCAAAACAAGCATTTTCGTTAATCCAAAACCAAATCTCCTCCACTCATCAAGAATTATCAACCCAGAATCAAGAAACCCAAGATTACCAACTTTTGCATCCGCCGAAGCTCTCACCGTAGAAGAAGAAGCTCCAGAAATTGAAGAACCCATTTCAGAG CAAATTGAGGTGGCTGTGAAGCAAGTGGAGAAGCCAAGATTGGTATTGAAGTTTATATGGATGGAGAAGAACATTGGATTGGCACTTGATCAGGTAATTCCTGGACATGGTACAATTCCTTTGAGTCCCTACTTTTTTTGGCCGAGAAAAGATGCTTGGGAAGAGCTTAAGACTACTTTAGAGAGTAAGCCATGGATTTCTCAGAAGAAAATGATTATATTGCTTAATCAGGCTACTGATATTATCAATTTGTGGCAGCAAAGTGGTGGCAATCTTACCTCTTGA